The proteins below come from a single Oncorhynchus gorbuscha isolate QuinsamMale2020 ecotype Even-year unplaced genomic scaffold, OgorEven_v1.0 Un_scaffold_1188, whole genome shotgun sequence genomic window:
- the LOC124021734 gene encoding uncharacterized protein LOC124021734 isoform X1 yields the protein MGRAQRAAPRAWLSLPHGMRVFYPHAYCSRVWSEAAAHRLTTLGHRARQGDLVWKQRREEGIEAGETSLPQIHVVTAAEEEEEVYSLGQVVLPMLGNTVKYPENPIGGWYQERLARDGLQSCRFRVTPLKLNLPGCYRPLLAIPHSLTYRLEQGQRAGERQQEWNGKSQASGAVAQYPDTDTTRPGGLERQRGGESTMQYPDTDTTRPGGLERQRGGESTVQYPDTDTTRPGGQERQRGGSQRCSTLTQTQLDLEVWRGREEGSQRCSTLTQTQLDLEVWRGREEGSQRCSTLTQTQLDLEVWRGREEGSQRCSTLTQTQLDLEVWRGREEGVNDAVP from the exons ATGGGACGGGCCCAGAGGGCTGCACCACGTGCCTGGCTCAGCCTACCCCATGGGATGAGGGTCTTCTACCCCCACGCATACTGCAG CCGGGTCTGGAGCGAGGCGGCTGCACACAGGCTGACCACGCTGGGCCACAGGGCCAGGCAGGGAGATCTGGTctggaagcagaggagagaggaggggatagaggcggGAGAAACCAGCTTACCTCAG ATTCATGTTGTTACTgctgcagaggaggaggaggaagtctACTCACTAGGACag GTGGTTCTTCCCATGCTTGGCAACACTGTGAAGTACCCAGAGAACCCTATAGGGGGCTGGTACCAGGAGAGACTGGCGAGGGATGGACTACAGAGTTGTCGTTTCAGAGTCACTCCTCTCAAACTGAACCTCCCTGGCTGCTACCGCCCCTTACTGGCCATCCCACATAGCCTGACCTACAGGCTGGAGCAGGGCCAGAGAGCTGGGGAGAGGCAACAGGAGTGGAATGGAAAGTCACAGGCTAGTGGAGCGGTAGCACAGTACCCTGACACAGACACAACTAGACCTGGAGgtctggagaggcagagaggaggggagtcaaCGATGCAGTACCCTGACACAGACACAACTAGACCTGGAGgtctggagaggcagagaggaggggagtcaaCGGTGCAGTACCCTGACACAGACACAACTAGACCTGGAGGtcaggagaggcagagaggagggagtcAACGGTGCAGTACCCTGACACAGACACAACTAGACCTGGAGgtctggagaggcagagaggaggggagtcaaCGGTGCAGTACCCTGACACAGACACAACTAGACCTGGAGgtctggagaggcagagaggaggggagtcaaCGGTGCAGTACCCTGACACAGACACAACTAGACCTGGAGgtctggagaggcagagaggaggggagtcaaCGGTGCAGTACCCTGACACAGACACAACTAGACCTGGAGgtctggagaggcagagaggagggagtcAACGATGCAGTACCCTGA
- the LOC124021734 gene encoding uncharacterized protein LOC124021734 isoform X2 gives MGRAQRAAPRAWLSLPHGMRVFYPHAYCSRVWSEAAAHRLTTLGHRARQGDLVWKQRREEGIEAGETSLPQIHVVTAAEEEEEVYSLGQVVLPMLGNTVKYPENPIGGWYQERLARDGLQSCRFRVTPLKLNLPGCYRPLLAIPHSLTYRLEQGQRAGERQQEWNGKSQASGAVAQYPDTDTTRPGGLERQRGGESTVQYPDTDTTRPGGQERQRGGSQRCSTLTQTQLDLEVWRGREEGSQRCSTLTQTQLDLEVWRGREEGSQRCSTLTQTQLDLEVWRGREEGSQRCSTLTQTQLDLEVWRGREEGVNDAVP, from the exons ATGGGACGGGCCCAGAGGGCTGCACCACGTGCCTGGCTCAGCCTACCCCATGGGATGAGGGTCTTCTACCCCCACGCATACTGCAG CCGGGTCTGGAGCGAGGCGGCTGCACACAGGCTGACCACGCTGGGCCACAGGGCCAGGCAGGGAGATCTGGTctggaagcagaggagagaggaggggatagaggcggGAGAAACCAGCTTACCTCAG ATTCATGTTGTTACTgctgcagaggaggaggaggaagtctACTCACTAGGACag GTGGTTCTTCCCATGCTTGGCAACACTGTGAAGTACCCAGAGAACCCTATAGGGGGCTGGTACCAGGAGAGACTGGCGAGGGATGGACTACAGAGTTGTCGTTTCAGAGTCACTCCTCTCAAACTGAACCTCCCTGGCTGCTACCGCCCCTTACTGGCCATCCCACATAGCCTGACCTACAGGCTGGAGCAGGGCCAGAGAGCTGGGGAGAGGCAACAGGAGTGGAATGGAAAGTCACAGGCTAGTGGAGCGGTAGCACAGTACCCTGACACAGACACAACTAGACCTGGAGgtctggagaggcagagag gaggggagtcaaCGGTGCAGTACCCTGACACAGACACAACTAGACCTGGAGGtcaggagaggcagagaggagggagtcAACGGTGCAGTACCCTGACACAGACACAACTAGACCTGGAGgtctggagaggcagagaggaggggagtcaaCGGTGCAGTACCCTGACACAGACACAACTAGACCTGGAGgtctggagaggcagagaggaggggagtcaaCGGTGCAGTACCCTGACACAGACACAACTAGACCTGGAGgtctggagaggcagagaggaggggagtcaaCGGTGCAGTACCCTGACACAGACACAACTAGACCTGGAGgtctggagaggcagagaggagggagtcAACGATGCAGTACCCTGA